From Equus przewalskii isolate Varuska chromosome 30, EquPr2, whole genome shotgun sequence, a single genomic window includes:
- the LOC103567243 gene encoding phytanoyl-CoA dioxygenase, peroxisomal isoform X2, whose protein sequence is MDQPRAAARLRILLGQLGRRSAGAVIAHPTSGAVPPAGFHPQQFQYTRDNSVLTLEQRQFYEDNGFLVIKKLVSDADIECFRNEFERICRKEVEPMRLVVMRDVTIAKSEYVPSQKMITKVQDFQEDEELFRYCTLPEVLKYVECFTGPNIMAMHTMLINKPPDSGKKTSCHPLHQDLHYFPFRPSNNIVCAWTAMEHIDRNNGCLAVLPGTHKSSLKPHHYPQWEEGVNGIFHGIEDDDENNDQVHLVVEKGDTVFFHPLLIHGSGRNKTQGFRKGVWELQA, encoded by the exons ATGGACCAGCCCCGCGCTGCCGCCCGCCTGCGCATCCTGCTGGGCCAGCTGGGCCGCCGCTCGGCCGGGGCCGTC ATAGCTCACCCCACTTCAGGGGCTGTTCCTCCTGCCGGTTTCCATCCTCAACAATTCCA GTATACTCGGGATAACAGTGTTCTAACCCTGgaacagagacaattttatgAAGACAATGGATTTCTTGTAATTAAAAAGCTGGTCTCTGATGCTGATATTGAATGCTTTAG GAATGAGTTTGAAAGAATCTGCAGAAAGGAGGTGGAACCAATGAGATTAGTGGTAATGAGAGATGTGACCATTGCAAAATCAGAATATGTTCCAAGTCAAAAGATGATTACAAAGGTCCAAGATTTCCAAGAAGATGAGGAGCTCTTCAGATACTGCACTCTCCCTGAG GTTCTGAAATACGTGGAGTGCTTCACTGGACCCAATATTATGGCCATGCATACAATGCTGATAAACAAACCTCCAGATTCTG GCAAGAAGACATCCTGTCATCCCTTGCACCAGGACCTGCACTATTTCCCCTTCAGGCCCAGCAATAACATTGTTTGTGCTTGGACGGCCATGGAGCACATCGACCGGAACAATGGCTGTCTGGCCGTACTCCCAGGCACACACAAAAGCTCCTTGAAGCCACATCATTATCCCCAGTGGGAG GAGGGGGTTAACGGAATATTCCATGGCATTGAGGACGATGATGAAAACAACGACCAAGTGCACCTCGTGGTGGAGAAGGGAGACACCGTTTTCTTTCACCCTTTGCTCATCCATGGATCTGGTCGGAACAAAACTCAAGGATTCCGGAAG GGTGTTTGGGAATTGCAAGCATGA
- the LOC103567243 gene encoding phytanoyl-CoA dioxygenase, peroxisomal isoform X1, with translation MDQPRAAARLRILLGQLGRRSAGAVIAHPTSGAVPPAGFHPQQFQYTRDNSVLTLEQRQFYEDNGFLVIKKLVSDADIECFRNEFERICRKEVEPMRLVVMRDVTIAKSEYVPSQKMITKVQDFQEDEELFRYCTLPEVLKYVECFTGPNIMAMHTMLINKPPDSGKKTSCHPLHQDLHYFPFRPSNNIVCAWTAMEHIDRNNGCLAVLPGTHKSSLKPHHYPQWEEGVNGIFHGIEDDDENNDQVHLVVEKGDTVFFHPLLIHGSGRNKTQGFRKVCMNSTAFSKDEWVRNKNVKIYKHLKDLWLLSKLAFSLVYLPGNTFVYIMLFKLLSVRIRVTSGFQPY, from the exons ATGGACCAGCCCCGCGCTGCCGCCCGCCTGCGCATCCTGCTGGGCCAGCTGGGCCGCCGCTCGGCCGGGGCCGTC ATAGCTCACCCCACTTCAGGGGCTGTTCCTCCTGCCGGTTTCCATCCTCAACAATTCCA GTATACTCGGGATAACAGTGTTCTAACCCTGgaacagagacaattttatgAAGACAATGGATTTCTTGTAATTAAAAAGCTGGTCTCTGATGCTGATATTGAATGCTTTAG GAATGAGTTTGAAAGAATCTGCAGAAAGGAGGTGGAACCAATGAGATTAGTGGTAATGAGAGATGTGACCATTGCAAAATCAGAATATGTTCCAAGTCAAAAGATGATTACAAAGGTCCAAGATTTCCAAGAAGATGAGGAGCTCTTCAGATACTGCACTCTCCCTGAG GTTCTGAAATACGTGGAGTGCTTCACTGGACCCAATATTATGGCCATGCATACAATGCTGATAAACAAACCTCCAGATTCTG GCAAGAAGACATCCTGTCATCCCTTGCACCAGGACCTGCACTATTTCCCCTTCAGGCCCAGCAATAACATTGTTTGTGCTTGGACGGCCATGGAGCACATCGACCGGAACAATGGCTGTCTGGCCGTACTCCCAGGCACACACAAAAGCTCCTTGAAGCCACATCATTATCCCCAGTGGGAG GAGGGGGTTAACGGAATATTCCATGGCATTGAGGACGATGATGAAAACAACGACCAAGTGCACCTCGTGGTGGAGAAGGGAGACACCGTTTTCTTTCACCCTTTGCTCATCCATGGATCTGGTCGGAACAAAACTCAAGGATTCCGGAAGGTGTGCATGAACAGCActgcattttccaaagatgaatgggttagaaacaaaaatgtcaagatatacaaacatttaaaagatttgTGGCTTTTAAGTAAACTGGCCTTTAGTCTGGTTTATTTACCAGGAAATACATTTGTCTACATCATGCTTTTTAAACTCCTTTCCGTAAGAATCCGGGTGACCTCAGGATTCCAACCCTATTGA
- the LOC103567243 gene encoding phytanoyl-CoA dioxygenase, peroxisomal isoform X3, whose translation MDQPRAAARLRILLGQLGRRSAGAVIAHPTSGAVPPAGFHPQQFQYTRDNSVLTLEQRQFYEDNGFLVIKKLVSDADIECFRNEFERICRKEVEPMRLVVMRDVTIAKSEYVPSQKMITKVQDFQEDEELFRYCTLPEVLKYVECFTGPNIMAMHTMLINKPPDSGKKTSCHPLHQDLHYFPFRPSNNIVCAWTAMEHIDRNNGCLAVLPGTHKSSLKPHHYPQWEVGGG comes from the exons ATGGACCAGCCCCGCGCTGCCGCCCGCCTGCGCATCCTGCTGGGCCAGCTGGGCCGCCGCTCGGCCGGGGCCGTC ATAGCTCACCCCACTTCAGGGGCTGTTCCTCCTGCCGGTTTCCATCCTCAACAATTCCA GTATACTCGGGATAACAGTGTTCTAACCCTGgaacagagacaattttatgAAGACAATGGATTTCTTGTAATTAAAAAGCTGGTCTCTGATGCTGATATTGAATGCTTTAG GAATGAGTTTGAAAGAATCTGCAGAAAGGAGGTGGAACCAATGAGATTAGTGGTAATGAGAGATGTGACCATTGCAAAATCAGAATATGTTCCAAGTCAAAAGATGATTACAAAGGTCCAAGATTTCCAAGAAGATGAGGAGCTCTTCAGATACTGCACTCTCCCTGAG GTTCTGAAATACGTGGAGTGCTTCACTGGACCCAATATTATGGCCATGCATACAATGCTGATAAACAAACCTCCAGATTCTG GCAAGAAGACATCCTGTCATCCCTTGCACCAGGACCTGCACTATTTCCCCTTCAGGCCCAGCAATAACATTGTTTGTGCTTGGACGGCCATGGAGCACATCGACCGGAACAATGGCTGTCTGGCCGTACTCCCAGGCACACACAAAAGCTCCTTGAAGCCACATCATTATCCCCAGTGGGAGGTAG GAGGGGGTTAA